A single genomic interval of Helianthus annuus cultivar XRQ/B chromosome 13, HanXRQr2.0-SUNRISE, whole genome shotgun sequence harbors:
- the LOC110901673 gene encoding uncharacterized protein At4g15970, with protein sequence MGLEIGNNKAAAGNPYETSPSPSPSPSSPEFSPHHRYHQLLKQTPKMVIIFAVVALSCLVVYHSSDTSPFSGDYYSFAAGTFLADSVSICSNSFNYSFFFIIFICLCTILYFDWDRGLYASDIDLDELKFILKNATMSNNTVIITTLNDAWAEPNSMFDLLLESFHIGNQTKKFLKHLVVVTLDQKAYARCLTLHPHCYNLSTRGTDFSEEAYYMTQDYLKMMWRRIDFLRNVLDLGYNFVFTDADIMWFRDPFPKFYMEADFQIASDYFNGNPLDLKNKPNGGFNYVKSNNKTIQFYKFWYNSRLIYPRLHDQDVFNKIKFSPFIKDVGLRIRFLDTGYFGGFCQPSKDLNKVCTMHANCCVGLENKVHDLGIMLDDWRKYKSSLVNRTSTHEYAGSWTVPQLCRAKGFLAHECLSGDHFRSPPVPYNLLLLKPILDLPKHTHHSSPLQICSNTQKPYHEPPPHALPRATTLRRLSSTRRRMKARGSATSRRLLFSAVGIPSPSVPSG encoded by the exons ATGGGCCTAGAGATCGGAAACAACAAGGCGGCTGCCGGAAATCCATATGAGACATctccatcaccatcaccatcaccatcatcaccggAGTTCAGCCCGCACCACCGGTACCACCAGCTGCTCAAGCAAACTCCTAAAATGGTGATAATCTTTGCCGTGGTGGCACTTTCATGTTTGGTTGTTTACCACTCATCTGATACCTCTCCATTTTCCGGCGACTACTACTCTTTCGCCGCGGGTACATTCCTAGCTGATTCAGTAAGCATATGTAGTAATTCATTtaattattcttttttttttatcatttttatttgTCTTTGCACAATACTTTACTTTGATTGGGATCG AGGTTTATACGCAAGT GATATTGATCTCGATGAGTTGAAATTCATATTAAAAAATGCTACAATGAGCAATAACACAGTTATCATCACAACTCTGAATGATGCATGGGCTGAACCGAACTCTATGTTCGATCTGCTTTTGGAGAGCTTTCATATCGGAAATCAAACAAAGAAGTTTTTGAAACACCTAGTTGTTGTAACTTTGGACCAAAAGGCGTATGCTCGTTGCTTGACGTTACATCCGCATTGTTACAATCTTAGCACTCGTGGAACGGATTTCTCCGAAGAGGCATATTATATGACACAAGATTATTTGAAGATGATGTGGAGAAGAATTGATTTTCTACGAAACGTTCTTGATTTAGGGTATAACTTCGTTTTCACG GATGCTGACATAATGTGGTTTAGAGACCCATTTCCAAAGTTTTATATGGAGGCTGATTTCCAAATTGCCAGTGATTATTTTAATGGTAACCCATTAGACTTAAAAAACAAACCAAATGGAGGTTTTAATTATGTAAAATCAAATAACAAAACCATTCAATTTTATAAATTTTGGTATAACTCAAGGCTAATTTATCCACGCCTACATGATCAAGATGTGTTCAACAAAATCAAGTTTAGTCCTTTTATAAAAGATGTTGGATTACGAATTCGGTTCCTGGATACCGGTTACTTTGGAGGGTTTTGTCAGCCAAGCAAAGATCTCAACAAAGTATGCACAATGCATGCCAATTGTTGTGTTGGCTTGGAGAACAAGGTTCATGATCTTGGAATCATGCTCGATGACTGGCGAAAATATAAAAGTTCGCTTGTGAATCGTACGTCGACACATGAGTATGCAGGTTCATGGACAGTTCCTCAACTTTGCAG agctaaaggTTTCTTAGCTCACGAGTGTCTTTCGGGTGACCATTTCCGGTCACCACCAGTCCCGTATAACCTTCTACTCCTTAAACCCATTCTAGATCTGCCCAAACACACACACCACTCCAGTCCACTTCAGATCTGCTCAAACACCCAAAAACCGTACCACGAACCACCGCCACACGCGCTCCCACGCGCCACCACTCTCCGTCGTCTGTCCTCCACGCGCCGGCGCATGAAGGCGCGTGGCTCCGCCACCAGTCGTCGTCTTCTTTTCAGTGCAGTCGGAATTCCTTCCCCGTCAGTTCCGTCCGGTTAG